In Sardina pilchardus chromosome 8, fSarPil1.1, whole genome shotgun sequence, the genomic window GGCCTAATTTTGCTTATTGGAAACTGGCCTTgtgacctcatgaaaccattagtgacagcaaaacaaacctaaacgaaacagccagatgcctcttcataaaataggctaacatAAGACACCTttataaacaataacaagttttaTCGTGAGACTAGGCTATTGAAAGCAGAtaagatgttcagcttgcttcaggatttaattcacttttggattgtttggctagtggtaaatgccgacattcctaaccctgttCACATTTGAAGATACAGGTTGATGGTCTAGCTGCTGAGCATTACTACCTGACGCACCTCCAACGGTGCCTTTTCAGTGCTCCCCTGACTACCTTAGTGGGCATGCTTGGGTCATCAGCTGGGGACCACCAGTCATGGATGTTTCGCtcctttaacactagaagcgccaagcaccggtcatttgaccgctgacgcgtattactagaagcgccgtgtaggtttgacctagatatacctagaacggccgggcagcggtcatttgaccgcagtgattacaaaaaaaaaaaaatcttttcactcgattcaattccaggaccctacgttcacgacttttcctaaatatgcgtgttttgtcacccagaatttttacatgaccaaaagcacaccggtacaagctagtttagagctattttgcgctcacttatgtgacaacactatgttgtctcgcgttcggccatgtttgtccaggctgctattctcttttctcacagcagatgtcgcaagggtttcctgtcagtcgggcatgagaataatattttaccataaaacatatagtttatatatgtgcaatatgtattatatatgtgatttattttaataaccatttttcatttacatggcatagtctatggaggcgatttacagtggtaaaatgcgagtttgttttgaaaacgttgttctgcgacgttgttctattaggcaggcctaggctacgtgtgtaaaaaatattttcagctgaaattcgtcgaagcctatttatgtacgtagggcgcgtctgcctacgtaggcctacattcatagttgtatcttaccttctatttgtaggctatcttttaaagctcagactaataagcattttcttacatagcctatttgctgaacaaagaaatatatttccaaaAAATGCGGTGCATTCATTCAGTGGCTCAACGTTAAATCTCTCGACTACTACGCAGGAGACCTGGGTTCGCAGCTTGGCACGAGCGATAAAATGTAGCTTATTCGCAgactgtttttcaacgtcgacgaacaattattttttgttaatggtttttcataacaaactatctgaaataaacggatgaatcacaatactagccaaattgagccgccacctgacaaactttgactaagccagttagactttttgcatctaaaaataattatatcatagagacacgcgaaaaataaacgagcctagaaattaggctacatgagattttcccactggacacaccacatcagtattgtgctcgttgctacgatataCAGAACTCACAGTGAGTCGACATGGGAGAAAGAAGCAAGCAACGTAGCCTAAtcttgatctcgccttacatactttcctaattcctacgtagggctagtcagacttttgttaaatctccaGGGccaggttgcacaaacaccgaaaccaaagattgatgatatgaaccaaatattctggaacagacggatttacaacaTTGAACGCGATAGGTTATTAGGCTACGCCCTTACGAAAAAGTACTATAGGAATCTTATAGTATTTTGGGACTAAATATTGTAGGAATCTTATAGGAATACTAGCCTATAGTAAATTGGGACATACTACagaagtagcctactacaaGATTGCTATAGAAATACTATAGCGGCTAGAGGATATTATAGAGGTattacagaacaaaacagaagtccgtgatgcgacttccaccgtttcctttcctgttcacaacgcatgcagtctacattgaagtgaaacgtgcagaacgttgtccaaaacaatacaataacattgtgtgttgagatctagtacaatatagacatctgtagacatgaagtggcaactaaagccatgatcagtcatgaaaacgttggcggctgcagcctcatttaggttttggctgggccagctagccagccaactacttcatcagccagccgttattctcaaagcaaatggcttcggggtctatacatagcACACTATCTAttgcaacatagcctatttgaaaccgattaTTCCCCCTCACCCATACACTCGTCTTcggctaggctactacagacatcaccgcgcatcgaggacaattaactgcctccccacccccaccgcctctctctgtgcatatgTAGGCATGGCTATTTAGgaaactcgtggaagaatgcgcaatcatgtttcatcgcatatgcgcgtttcagaatgttcgaattcgccagcgtgcgtgtagttgtgtgaatagaaaaaacagaacataggctagcctatatttATTGATGCTTTGCTTAAAATAACTTCCGCCATGAACAAgtcgggaatcgaaccagcAATCTCTTAGACGTgaggccgaagctctaaccagtgggctataGTTTTCCTCTACATAATGGTTAAAATGTGTATCTGAATGCTGGATCTCGAATTCACGTAtacgttagcttaaattgtagaaacaatacaaaacatagccttttttcagcagacatcgcaaacatatcatacacattcacaaaacggagaatatctttctgctcagtttagctctctatctccctccctccgatgtagctagaccctataagatgcttctccctaaatgaataaaaaatgttttagaaagtagccacggtaacctgtaaaatgcggcctgaaatcctggctactgtgtaattgaaaccagactgttcattgtcggcagactgttcattttcggcggcgcaaacagataggctacctattaaatgaatagaagtgaatttggggagtgaattgacttttacccattcacttttagagcattttagttgaaagtcaagtttacttaaggtttgttcaagaacccttccagagtttttacctcaaacaacacaaatcaacacaactaaatgaacagataactcgaacgtgctgtatgtcataatgaaacaaccacagactatcaacaacacggtctgacacgaatgatacgtgcaaactgaatttatgaccaaacgatttgattcgtgcacgaagcgccatctagcgatcattttgtgtaagtaacagcctcccagtctaaggactcagcggtcttttgaccgcctcgccgcgctttaagtagttcacaacagcacggcgcttctagtaggtcgtcaaagcggtcaaatgaccggggcgcggcgcttctaggtataagtgggtcagaacggcgcggcgcttctagtgttaacccCAGTACATCTCCTGGTGGCGGAGCGATGGCAGGGATCTCTCCCTACCACCCCCTGCTGATGCCCTAGGTGTTCGACCCCCACCCCTTGTTTCCTCTTTAGCCACAGCCAGAAGctacccctctctgcctcctctgctaGCTCCTTGATGGCTTTCCGACGTCCTGCTCCCGTGCAGTCAATGTCACGAAGCAGGCGAACCATTGAGGACCCGACAAACCCCCTACATCCCACTTCAACAGGGCACATGATGGCTTTCCACCCAGCCTCTCTGCATTCTGCCGCTAGGTCTGCATACGTTGGCAGCCTCCATACCCTGCTCCCACGGGACAGTGAGCTCCACCAGCAGGATGGTCTTCCGTGGCACTGACCACATGATCAGGTCTGGCCGGAGCGACGTCTCAACAATTTCCCTGGGAAATTGGAGCTGTCTCCCCAGGTCGACCTTCATGTTCCACTCACTGCCGGGTGAGAGGAGTCTTGCTGTTGCCCTCTGGTGGGCAGGATTGGGGTTCTCCCCAGCCCTTTCAAAAATGATGGGCAGACTCACTGGAGTGGAAGGTCTGCTGTTAGCCTCCTGTCTGCGAGACTCTGCCACCTCTGCCAGCTTCCTCAGCACCAGGTCGTGTCGCCACCTGTAACGGCCTTGGGACAATGCAGTCTTGCAGCCTGATAAGATATGCTGGAGGCTTGCGTTGATGGTATTGCAAAGGGGGCAAGTCTCTTCTGCACCAAACCATTGGTGGAGGTTTCGGGGACAAGGTAGAGTGTCATAGGGTGGATCTGATCAGGAAGCTGAGCCTGGCTTGGGGGATCTTCCACAGATCAGACCATGACATGGGCCTGTCTGTGACGCCTTCCCATGACAGCCAGCCTCCTTGCCGGTTCTGAGACACTGCTTTGACATGGAGACGCTCCTGCTCTGTCCTTGCCACTTCTGCCACCACCATGGCTCTTCGCTGGTCTTCTGAGGCTTTTGACCAGAAGAGAGGGGTGTCATTTCTCCCCAGTCCTGCTCGACCCTCCTGGACTCTTCCAACAACCTCACGATGTTTCAGCCTGCTGACTGCCATGTCGACTGCCTCCTGGGCTTTCCACTTTCTCCCTGTTCGTACCTGGGAGCCAGCTGCTCTCACCAGTTGGTCAGTGGATTCCCTCAGCTCCAGCACCATTCGCACCTTCTCCTGTCTGTATCCCTGGCTGATGGATCGCAGTGGCAGTTGCAGCATGTTCCTACCGAACAGACCTACATCTGAGAGGCCTCTCGGCAGTCCCAGCCACTTCCTGATGAACGAGTTTGCTAGCCCGTCCATCTTATCTGCCACAGAGGAGGGGACTTCGCTGATCTTTAGCGGCCACATCACCCTTGGGTATAGTATGAACTGGTAGCTCCATACTTTATACTTGCCAGGGAGCTGACTCTCGTTGATCCTGGCCAAGCCATCTGCAGGCTGCTTCCTCACCGTTTCCCCCATCTGTCtatcacaagtgccacctggtggttgtttgggtcattgcagcttcacttgcctgcgaggcaacccatagtgattctacgtattcttattattattccacagCTCTGATTGGTCGAACTCAACCGTACagtaaaaagttctgaaatttggcacacttattcTACTCACAATTCTAAGAACTTTCACCAACTTAaagactcttaacctcaaacctctagtgccaccaacaggtcaaaattcatcaatttctcaacaacattaatgcaaataactctaaaatgcttagacctatcaagctgaaacttgctcagtgtattaacgcaaaaggtatagccccacccaccaattaacaagacttttccacaaacgctgtagcgccaccaatacaCCAAGGTCAAAAgtttcaaaaagtttcaaaggtcacacatttcatccgattctcaccaaagtttgcacacaccatcttcagaccatgccttcttattgcattgctttctggaagaattgacaaaattatttgcccttaacagccaatcaaaatcggcggcgaagccgcctCACAGACATTAAGCCTATCTCTCTATTGAAaccatagaaccatacagtgaAAAGATTTGAAATTTAagacacatattcctctatggccaatgaccactttccccaatttacagactccagaccccaaaactctagcgccaccaacaggtcaaaatgtatacattttttaacaacattaatgcaagtaGCTCTGCAATGCTTTGACCTAAGTACTCACCCCACCCACCTATTAACAAGACTTTACCATTCaggctgtagcgccaccagcaggacaaggtcaaaaacggtcaaaaagtttcacgggtcacaaatttcatccgatacTCACCAAAAtgtgcacacaccatcttcagaccatgacttataattgcattgctttatggaacaattgaaggaagtgctcgcctgtaacagccaatccaaattggcggcgaagccgccacacaggaagtgaacctatatctcagcaaggctttcacgtatcaagaccaaacttagaacatgggctcagaacccaattaaaagaagcctcaacaactttggtgcactttgacaactgtgggggcgctatagtaacaggaagtaggctcatatctcatatGCTTTCatgtatcgaaaccaaacttggtatatggacttgggaccccaccctgaggacgcacaatacattttgtgtactctgaccactaggggcgctataattagcaaaactttctcgtatcaacaccaaacttggtacgtggacttgtggtggttccatttgcacacgcccactctcccatgtcatgtcttttgactgttaggggggcgctataatcacaggaagtcagctaatttttcattaatgctttcatctctctctctctctctctcaaacccagacacaagcacacacaccctcctctatggtggtcgtggggggcggggggttccatttgaacacgcccactctcccatgtcatgtcttttgaccgctaggggggcgctataatcacaggaagtcagcaaatttttcattaatgctttcatctctctctctctcaaacccagacacaagcacacacaccctccactatggtggtcgtggggggggggggggcggggggttccatttgcacatgcccactcccatgtcatgtcttttgaccgctaggggggcgctataatcacaggaagtcagctaatttttcattaatgctttcatctctctctctctcaaacccagacacaagcacacacaccctccactatggtggtcgtggggggggggggggggggttcccatttgcacatgcccactctcccatgtcatgtcttttgaccgttaggggggcgctataatcacaggaagtcagctaaTTTTTCATTagtgctttcatctctctctctctctcaaacccagacacaagcacacacaccctcctctatggtggtcgtggggggcggggggttccatttgcacacgcccactctcccatgtcatgtcttttgaccgctaggggggcgctataatcacaggaagtcagctaatttttcattaatgctttcatctctctctctctcaaacccagacacaagcacacacaccctcctctatggtggtcgtggggggaggggggggttgtctttccacatttccaaagcttggcccccacattgctgcttgcagctttaatttcaactgtatttgcaaatgcaaatgtaaaaaaCAAAAGCGTTGGCACCAACATTTTGCAAATACTACTCTGAAAGCATCCATGATCAACatagccaaatgaaaatgtaaacattggtcACACTTTTTGCGCAGATGCAAGTAGGGCCTACTGCCACACACTGTGACGTTGGCTGCCTAAAAGGCGCGTAGATTGCCTAAaactctgtttttctttgtttttctcagtTCACATTGAGACGCGAAACGAGAGTTTTCCTAGATATCCACTTTTTAGTTTAGAGTTTTTAGAAAAAATCGTATTCAGAGGCAAAATCGCCGTTTGAGTGTAAGCGAAAGGCACAAACAAAAggaaaagtctctgtttttcaagatacccgtgtatgtgtgaacggggtctcagtgtcccgggaatcccGGGAAAATTGCTCaggcaggggaaaaaaagggaaaaaaaaaaacctctgactAAACCTATATGCCTGCCGCTTTGCTGCACAGCGATCATAATAAAAAATTATGTTGAAACAAAAACGTAGTGGTGTGGATGTAGTCCTAATTTGACTTGTGTATCAGATTAGAATCTCACACGGCACCTTTAAATGTATGCGAGTTCAAATCCACAAAACTTTTTGAAGCCATTTCTAACCAGTAATAACTTTTTTCACATTCAGATTTGAGACACAGATTCTCAGGCCTACAATACAGAATTCTTAATGTCTAAAATAAGTGCCATTTTATCCACAAAATGCCACTGTTTACCACCATTAATTTATCCActgcaaactctctctctctctctctctctctttctcacacacacacacaaataaaaggaATGGATGCACATGACCTTGCAAGGGTgtacacagactgacacactcATTTGAGTCTAAGCTGCTCCCTAAATTGCAGTGCAAGTAGTAAGAGAAGATGCCTAAAACAACTCACCCTGTGCCCTGTGTTGGCTGTCTTGATGATGACCTTGGTCTCTGGTGCGCGTCTCAACAGTGCCGCGACTGCACGCTTGAGCAGGGACACTCGGTAGGCATAGTAGGACCGAGGGAAGCTGGAaaagtgtgcacatatgttgaGGACGAGAACAGTGTGTGGGTCACCAGCCAGGTCATCTATCGCATTACTTAGGAGGTGCATATCTGCCATGATGTGCCCGTCCCCGAGCATGTAAGGGGTGTTATGTGCGTGATGTTGTATGATGATGTTGTTCTCCATGTCCACAGCCATGTAGTTGTTTATGGCAATGAGAGCTGTAGGGGGGGAAGGGGATTTTATGTTAGTAGTGTGCTTCTAGCGTTCTTGAGACTAAAGGAAAGTGTGACAACCATTTTTTAGCACAATGGACAAACAATGAATGACATTCACTTCAGCTCCATGATATACACCAAGACCTGCCATATTCTTACCCAGTCCAAAATTCTGTCCACAATTGTTCGGTAAGGGACCAAATATccagtagtagcctacagtatgtatttaaaTAGGAAAAGATGACCTGGGTCGATTCACAAAGAATCCTTTGGCTAAaatagctcctaactggcgaatttagaagaaactCCTAAAAATGATGGGCGTGCCACTCGTAACTTTaaggccgcgttcagactgcagacgaatctgattcaaatctgattccttctcatatccgatttttagggctgactgttcacactgcctttagcaagtgtccaaatcggatatggctctgttcagactgggtcacattagtaacagatcaggggcgtatttcacaaaaccagagtaagtagatccaagataagtgacgacacacgcggttgaccaagcctggtcaaagtaaacatgctcaatacgtttcactaatgctgagcgcagatgagttgaggcggctaggtcaagccaggtgtaagcaAAGTCTTAtagtgtaagttattcggtatgtgtgcgcattctcgtttctcccccaaatatctcacggttggaataaaaaagacgcgaaaaatagcgtcttgcacacaaagtgaacaaccgcttttgatatagactgacaacgaggtaaagttgtacttttttggatgggaatcatgattatttctgttacagcgggagtaggtgtggcagaccaagtgaatgcaaatgtatgtatgcacccacgtgtgagagtttccttgtctcggcacgcaacgtcattaagaaagcgctttgccaccgcaaagatgcacacagtatgactataaatatcttaatttgtcttattAGTTAATAAGACAAATTAGTTGtaaacacctttgaaaaatgtcccctcaacttccaatcaactacaggctattcatcaaacgtccgtcaaaaaagaagcaaacaacgagtatgttattaattataaggccaccataatttaaatgacatccatatggtattaggcagacattctgctgtgttttgcgagtaaatgcaagtagcaaataatatacaaatagaatacagctctttgaaaaaatcgcatggaggtctgatttgaatgacagctagcagaaccaatcagataatgtaattaccattagaattaaagggatattccgccatttttggaaatacgctcattttccatctcccctcgagcaaaacaatcgatatttaccttgttcccgttcatccaaccattctgtgagtctggcgatacaacttttagcttcagcctagcatagatcactgaatcggattagaccattagcttcttgcctgctagcttcatgtttaggctgatttgacatggaactacactctcatctggcgtaataatcaaggcaacttacaaacgtaccataggcgcagtgatatcgtacgcagcatctgaaaatagtccccatagacaacaagcagtagtagtgccagtagctgcaagttgccttgattattacgccagatgagagtgtagttccatgtcaaatcagcctaaacatgaagctagcaggcaagaagctaatggtctaatccgattcagtgatctatgctaggctgaagctaaaagttgtatcgccaggtttcattttcagttggtcttattgcactttctaacttgagaggagacacgttttaaatgggaaaattaccagaaatcgtagtcacttttaaacatgaagctagcaggcgagaagctaatggtctaatccgattcaatgatctatgctaggctgaagctaaaagttgtatcgccagactcacagaatggctggatgaacgggaacagggtaaatatcgattgttttgctcgagggaaggtggaaaataagcgtatttccacaaatggcggaatatccctttaacttagcttggctgttagcctggtcgggagcaggctagcttccaagtataaattcccatggtaacttatatgtgatctcttctgtgaaaccaagtcaaggctatgttcatccaggataacccagtaagcctgtctaaatcccctatcttggttttgtgaaatacccctctgacAGGTTACTGTAgtaacgaaaacaaacatttctgccatcaggaggaaatacttgctaatttggtgtgattaaacatagaacaatacaactaggtgagtgttcattgaatgcatgcataggTGTGCgtatttgcgcgacagaaaccgaaactaattagtggcaagctccgcttcaaactgttggaaggctatttaattatttaacggcatttaatagaacaatgtggattcttgcaacttccatagaaacagagcagagactgtataatgctctatttagcattgagtattgttaagtcacgtctaatataacatggtcaaaagacatagccgtaacgttgctccacaactcgaaataggtgggcggtcatgcacgtaaagtcacgtcacggacactcaaatccgatctgagtgttgggagctgttcagactgagacgcatctgtccatatccgatacgaatccgatatgaaactacctccttgatgtggtttgcaaccgtttctcaaaaatcggatttcatgtgacccgtcactgttcagacttcaaaagtgacatccgatacaaattggaatgggctaaaaatcggattttggctggcagtctgaacgcagctaAAGACATATTTTATTACTAATTCACAAGGCAATTTAGCCCTAAAAGTAGCACCTATGTCTGGGACAATTTAGAAGAAGTCGAAAGGACTCTAAAGCCCAGCGCTCACTGGACAAGCCGTTCAGCGGTGTTTGACGGTCTGGGTTTGacacgcaggattttagaatagttttctatctctgtgcgggtGCTGCGaggcagacgtttctagtgggctttgctccattgaaaacaatggagttctattttttttcttgtaacGGCGCATACGTGTCTGGTGGGTGCTGGCCTTAACTTAACTGGGACCTAATTACaacagagctgccaactctcacgctttcggcgtgtAACACATGATTTTGCCTGTTGACAAgcactcacgccatacatccattttctcaaacaaaacaaaatctgatcttGGGCTGAGACTCGTTCCTTCCTTTTAAAACTCCCTGTAGTGAGGATGATCCGAGCAGGGTCCAGGAAACAAAGTCAGCAGTAAGAGTCAACTTCAACTtggttttataaaaaaaaaaagacttttatTAGTCACCGAAATTCCCACAAGGTGAACACACAGGGAAAGCTCTCACTAGCGGTAGTTCTCCCCCTTTTACTTCCCCTTTtacttccctctccccctgtctgtcTTCAGGTCCTGAACTAATTGCCGCCAGCTCGTTACTCAGATTCAACGCAGGTGCATCaattacagatggtacgggttgagaatgctcctttctttcccgcacatcgggaatcgcgaagcatcgggactttgtaattacaactgcaaccgcaagggggcaacatagaccgccctaataatatgaaggttcggctcatggaaaaccCGAGGAcgccgcgctggtgacaagcggagaaaagagacatgacgctcggcatgttagattgcagttgcagagttttagaatgttttacagcctacctcacagctctctcactcgacgtagcctataacaaccaacatccaagcaaacaatggttttctttttcattaaaatgaaataccaaaccctatactatagccggcagttattaagtaaatagATAAAAAATTAGTTGCCTAGGCTACCCAACCGGcgtggcaggcctgtaacgttgctagtgtgcgttgaagcctaaaaccaaaacggctctttcacgccactccacaatagcgcaacaaagaaaactcagcgtGTAGGCTAGTTGTAAGCATAGGttgtaatggatggaccagatcATTTCCTAgttacatttcagtaactaggaaattataaacTAAATATATTCATCTCTAGCCTGGAAATGTTGACTCTTGTAGGCACGCAAGTCATGTTTATTCAATTTTATGGTTATGCATTGCTTTagatgaatatttttttttttatcatttcctagttattgaaatgttgtcaagatattatgttttgattctaaaagtgaaaagaatggaaatgtgtagtttatgttacatttgtattatttgagccaatgataattgagctagaggtcaagggtaatcaggaaataagaaacaacaagAGTttctgtcagaaaactattttggtcagtaatagcaAAGACACTTaaatatatgaggagacactgcactggaaaaatcgcccattgaaatgcatggggtaacttcataacgcaaagatggcgggtgtttacgccggtttgcacatgtcccgcctcttccagtgccgttgctccaatcattttgccgatccttggcggtcacacatgcgcagtccaagattaccagtaagaaaaaggctttttaagcgttaatttgatacaaaaccaccaaaccttttcagcgattttagtctaattttcattgtgatttcaaacatgtgatttttatgtcccttacacctctgaacatggacatccaactctctccccattcatttagatagggccAGGTCTTGTTCCCATAGACCTACGTTCAAACtggctgcccgaccccatggccaatatggctgccgagtgacgtgacttgctttaaaaagacttagtaatagttctttgtgataGCTTAATCacaagtcaaaactgtaccactgtagttgaggtcaagaaaagtattcatgaccaatttataatggtgtcatgtcagccaattgttcaggctcatcacttaaaaaaacctagaagataagtcaggccaaaaacagttatatgtcaagttgtcatgacaatattgtaaacggattacattttcttggctaatgtcaagttgacatGACAAAGACGCcgtcagataatgtcatcttgcctaatgtcaagttgtcataaggATGACACTCAAActatgtcaacttgacataacaaaaagacaaatgacacattatgacaacagtcataaacatcaatatgTCATTAAtctgcatgacatgtgtcatgtcattcttatgacgtttacatgtcacccttatatag contains:
- the LOC134089455 gene encoding NXPE family member 3-like, encoding MGDSTTEQWHDFIVKSVPTLIAINNYMAVDMENNIIIQHHAHNTPYMLGDGHIMADMHLLSNAIDDLAGDPHTVLVLNICAHFSSFPRSYYAYRVSLLKRAVAALLRRAPETKVIIKTANTGHREFYRYNWTYMQSDRILREAFYDLGVYILDVWQMTACHYNEADLHPGPVIIKNEVDILLSFICPM